Proteins encoded in a region of the Augochlora pura isolate Apur16 chromosome 4, APUR_v2.2.1, whole genome shotgun sequence genome:
- the LOC144469072 gene encoding uncharacterized protein LOC144469072, whose protein sequence is MKCIVAFVFLAIFAVAFAEEKPAGAEKLEPAVADAAPDASRDKRGVLLNYAAAPIAYSAYTAPLAYSSAYSLPYAYRSYPSYYPSYYSSYIYG, encoded by the exons ATGAAGTGCATCGTT GCTTTCGTCTTTTTGGCTATCTTCGCCGTTGCTTTCGCTGAAGAGAAACCAGCTGGAGCCGAAAAACTCGAGCCTGCGGTGGCGGACGCTGCTCCGGATGCGTCTAGAGACAAGAGAGGCGTTCTGCTGAACTACGCTGCTGCACCAATCGCATACTCTGCCTATACTGCACCGCTCGCCTACAGTTCTGCATACAGCCTACCGTACGCCTACCGCAGCTACCCTTCTTACTACCCCTCGTACTACAGCTCCTACATCTACGGTTAA
- the LOC144468600 gene encoding tRNA N(3)-cytidine methyltransferase METTL6 isoform X1, whose translation MAESREPNGENLDHVAKHLTEEEIEKLQKQNSRLVTEFQANQFEKYARKHWDLFYKRNETRFFKDRHWSTREFSELLGLGSMEDPKVILEVGCGVGNFVYPLIEDGLNFKQIFACDLSPRAVEFMKAHALYDPNKMKIFEADVTTENCFADVNFPVNAATLIFVLSAIHPEKFRKVIENMYRVLDNKGVVLLRDYGRYDMAQLRFKPGQKISENFYVRHDGTRSYYFTIEEVVDLFESIGFKTLTCDYVKRRTVNVKESIDVERIFVQGKFEKS comes from the exons ATGGCTGAATCAAGAGAACCTAATGGTGAGAACCTTGACCACGTGGCGAAGCATCTCACCGaagaagagatagagaaattGCAGAAACAGAATTCGCGTTTGGTTACCGAATTTCAAGCTAATCAGTTCGAAAAATACGCCAGAAAACATTGGGACTTGTTCTACAAGAGAAATGAAACCAGATTCTTCAAAGACAGACATTGGTCTACTAGAGAATTCAGTGAACTTCTGGGCTTGGGATCGATGGAAGATCCGAAGGTTATTCTCGAGGTTGGATGTGGTGTTGGAAATTTCGTGTATCCCTTAATTGAAGACGGactaaattttaaacaaatatttgcttGTGATTTGTCTCCCAGAGCAGTGGAGTTCATGAAA GCGCACGCATTGTATGATcctaacaaaatgaaaatctttGAGGCCGATGTTACCACAGAGAATTGTTTCGCAGATGTAAATTTCCCCGTGAATGCAGCGACTTTAATATTCGTTTTGTCAGCCATTCATCCCGAGAAATTTCGGAA AGTTATTGAGAATATGTATAGAGTTCTTGATAATAAAGGAGTTGTGCTGTTGAGGGATTATGGTCGATATGATATGGCTCAGTTAAGGTTTAAACCAGGACAAAAGATTAGTGAAAATTTTTATGTGAGACACGATGGAACTAG gaGTTACTATTTTACCATAGAGGAAGTAGTAGATTTGTTTGAATCAATTGGTTTCAAAACTTTAACATGTGATTATGTGAAAAGGcgaactgtaaatgtgaaagaAAGTATAGATgtagaaagaatttttgtgcaagggaaatttgaaaaatcttga
- the LOC144468600 gene encoding tRNA N(3)-cytidine methyltransferase METTL6 isoform X2, which translates to MAESREPNGENLDHVAKHLTEEEIEKLQKQNSRLVTEFQANQFEKYARKHWDLFYKRNETRFFKDRHWSTREFSELLGLGSMEDPKVILEVGCGVGNFVYPLIEDGLNFKQIFACDLSPRAVEFMKAHALYDPNKMKIFEADVTTENCFADVNFPVNAATLIFVLSAIHPEKFRKVIENMYRVLDNKGVVLLRDYGRYDMAQLRFKPGQKISENFYVRHDGTR; encoded by the exons ATGGCTGAATCAAGAGAACCTAATGGTGAGAACCTTGACCACGTGGCGAAGCATCTCACCGaagaagagatagagaaattGCAGAAACAGAATTCGCGTTTGGTTACCGAATTTCAAGCTAATCAGTTCGAAAAATACGCCAGAAAACATTGGGACTTGTTCTACAAGAGAAATGAAACCAGATTCTTCAAAGACAGACATTGGTCTACTAGAGAATTCAGTGAACTTCTGGGCTTGGGATCGATGGAAGATCCGAAGGTTATTCTCGAGGTTGGATGTGGTGTTGGAAATTTCGTGTATCCCTTAATTGAAGACGGactaaattttaaacaaatatttgcttGTGATTTGTCTCCCAGAGCAGTGGAGTTCATGAAA GCGCACGCATTGTATGATcctaacaaaatgaaaatctttGAGGCCGATGTTACCACAGAGAATTGTTTCGCAGATGTAAATTTCCCCGTGAATGCAGCGACTTTAATATTCGTTTTGTCAGCCATTCATCCCGAGAAATTTCGGAA AGTTATTGAGAATATGTATAGAGTTCTTGATAATAAAGGAGTTGTGCTGTTGAGGGATTATGGTCGATATGATATGGCTCAGTTAAGGTTTAAACCAGGACAAAAGATTAGTGAAAATTTTTATGTGAGACACGATGGAACTAG GTAA
- the LOC144468383 gene encoding uncharacterized protein LOC144468383: MRSLIFFGLIVLAVSTVSCRETRGEKRQFRVQLKGKRGVNDYSGGYSSGGGGGGGSSYNSPIISSGYSGGGSFGGYSLGQSAGIQSLQGLGGSLGHGYSLGSSGGLGLSSGLGHGLQGLSLGGQLGQTSYSAPSYSSGGGGGASIALFTPASKNGPVTFGAAGAAAGAGGSSYSSPSYATGVQGLSAYGGSGSTGSISLQSMLGSHGSSYSLPASLSSLGGSSGLSLQSYSPGSSHAVSGGLVVDSSSLGKSSSGSSGGSSSYTIPVSSGSHGASASYALPTSSGSSGSHLSLSSSSDGASYSLPSSSGSSSYSSGGSSSYSSPSVTYSAPSSSYSSPYSGSSNYPSQTVTYATGGSSGGYSGPTVTYSGPASSYSSPVSSYSSSGASYSSPSSSYSGSSSGYSGGYSSPSAAYSSSGESQGSYSSLIPRYVGYSAAKSYEGLSSSGNKYDTISYSSSSGKF, from the exons ATGCGGTCATTA ATATTCTTTGGGCTGATAGTCCTCGCCGTTTCGACAGTCTCCTGCAGAGAAACTCGTGGCGAGAAACGGCAATTCAGAGTGCAGTTGAAGGGTAAACGAGGTGTCAACGATTATTCTGGCGGTTACTCGtccggaggaggaggaggaggaggatcgtCCTACAATTCGCCTATCATAAGCTCCGGATATTCTGGCGGAGGGTCCTTCGGAGGATATTCCTTAGGTCAATCCGCAGGTATTCAGAGTTTACAAGGACTGGGAGGTTCCCTAGGACATGGATACTCCTTGGGATCTTCGGGAGGACTTGGATTGAGTTCTGGTCTCGGCCACGGCCTCCAAGGCCTGTCCTTGGGAGGACAGCTCGGCCAAACATCGTATTCCGCGCCGAGTTATTCCTCCGGAGGAGGCGGCGGTGCTAGCATCGCGTTGTTCACCCCTGCATCGAAGAACGGACCAGTTACCTTTGGAGCCGCGGGTGCAGCTGCAGGTGCGGGCGGTTCCAGCTACTCGTCTCCAAGCTATGCAACGGGAGTTCAAGGATTGTCGGCTTATGGTGGCAGTGGATCGACGGGCAGCATCAGTCTCCAGTCGATGTTGGGTTCGCACGGGTCATCGTACAGCCTGCCAGCGTCTTTATCCTCTCTGGGAGGTTCCTCGGGATTGTCTTTGCAATCATACTCTCCAGGATCGTCCCATGCCGTCAGCGGAGGTTTAGTAGTAGACTCGAGCTCGCTCGGTAAAAGTTCATCTGGGTCCAGCGGCGGATCCAGCAGTTACACCATCCCGGTATCGTCCGGATCCCATGGCGCTTCAGCCAGCTACGCCTTGCCGACATCCTCCGGTTCCTCGGGAAGTCACTTGAGCCTTTCTAGCAGCTCCGACGGAGCTAGCTACTCCTTGCCATCGTCCTCTGGTTCGTCTTCTTATTCCTCCGGAGGTAGTTCCAGCTATTCCAGTCCCAGTGTCACCTATTCTGCTCCTAGTTCCAGCTATTCGAGTCCTTACAGCGGCTCCTCGAATTACCCGAGCCAAACCGTCACCTACGCTACTGGCGGGTCTAGCGGGGGCTATTCCGGTCCTACGGTAACCTACTCCGGGCCCGCATCTAGTTACTCCAGTCCTGTTTCCAGTTATTCCAGTTCCGGTGCAAGTTACTCCAGTCCTAGTTCCAGTTACTCTGGCTCATCCAGCGGTTATTCCGGCGGTTATTCATCTCCGTCGGCGGCGTACAGCTCCTCCGGCGAATCGCAGGGATCCTACTCGAGTCTAATCCCTAGATACGTCGGATATTCCGCTGCGAAAAGCTACGAGGGCCTGAGTTCTTCCGGCAACAAATACGACACAATCTCCTATTCGAGTTCTAGCGggaaattctaa
- the LOC144469216 gene encoding uncharacterized protein LOC144469216: MAMLALILLLCTSLVQGDGKSNDPNDEPFLPIFPVYPYNPKLIKRGADRDAITQLTPELYAPKLDAKDSYSSSYSTNYPRDPYYPSYNPYPKASTSSSYSYYGSLPYSYPSSASYPTYNAYNTYSTPYPMPPSYSGMPYSTPYPNYYYHPPYYYPNYYSQPMYGPPPLPPPGTDYSGDSYSDQESEKSTKKKPSSDKRYKNNDEQESTSSQYIDGGNYISGNSKDLDSQPSTYKSSSPQNQLEQVTDIHIKNIPLPAPKTTYRVVSVAGQPVGPDYPLPAPYVKAQQLEELMSQTWAKVLAQNLQSAAQYSANDGSKNNDRGQNANKDQARDLQRYVSVPNVIAKTGLAYVVNPGIVGKLNLANAAGQIAQAPTTHLKSINYPPPIAGVYTAVEKPAKDQSDSGEYDNYESSPSHGSQDYDSSASQNEKQQSYEGEQSYQNQNFVTVQTPQGYGYQYTGSYPSQTSQQQSQQYKNNLDDVNFGSKTKKG; the protein is encoded by the exons ATGGCGATGCTG GCGTTGATTCTTTTACTCTGCACAAGTCTCGTCCAAGGAGATGGAAAGAGCAACGATCCGAACGACGAGCCCTTCCTCCCCATATTCCCCGTATATCCATACAACCCTAAGCTGATCAAGAGAGGAGCCGATAGGGACGCCATCACGCAATTGACTCCGGAGCTCTACGCGCCGAAGCTGGACGCTAAGGATTCCTACAGTTCCAGTTACAGCACAAATTATCCTCGAGATCCTTACTATCCTAGCTACAATCCGTACCCTAAGGCATCCACATCGTCAAGCTACTCTTACTACGGTTCTCTTCCGTACTCTTACCCAAGTTCAGCGTCGTATCCAACATACAATGCATACAACACTTACTCTACGCCTTATCCAATGCCTCCTTCTTACTCGGGGATGCCGTACTCAACGCCCTATCCTAATTACTACTACCATCCGCCCTACTATTATCCGAACTACTACTCTCAGCCCATGTACGGACCGCCTCCACTGCCACCACCTGGCACGGACTATTCCGGCGATTCTTATTCCGACCAAGAGAGCGAGAAGAGTACCAAGAAGAAGCCAAGCAGCGACAAGAGGTACAAGAACAACGACGAACAAGAATCCACGAGCAGCCAGTACATCGACGGCGGCAACTACATTTCCGGAAACTCGAAGGACTTGGACAGCCAGCCTAGCACCTACAAATCCAGCAGTCCGCAGAATCAGCTGGAGCAAGTGACCGACAttcacattaaaaatattccgctTCCTGCGCCCAAAACCACGTACAGGGTGGTCAGCGTTGCAGGACAACCCGTGGGTCCTGACTACCCTCTGCCAGCTCCCTACGTCAAGGCGCAGCAGCTGGAAGAGCTGATGAGCCAGACCTGGGCGAAGGTGTTGGCTCAGAACTTGCAATCGGCTGCACAGTATTCCGCGAACGACGGAAGCAAGAACAACGACAGGGGTCAGAACGCGAACAAGGATCAGGCGAGGGATCTGCAGCGATACGTTTCCGTTCCGAACGTAATCGCGAAGACTGGTCTGGCTTACGTCGTGAACCCCGGCATCGTCGGCAAGCTGAATCTCGCGAACGCCGCTGGCCAAATTGCCCAGGCGCCGACGACCCACTTGAAGAGCATCAATTATCCTCCGCCTATCGCCGGGGTTTATACCGCAGTCGAGAAGCCTGCGAAGGATCAGTCGGACTCCGGCGAGTACGATAACTACGAGAGCTCGCCGTCCCATGGATCCCAGGATTACGACAGTTCTGCGAGCCAGAACGAGAAACAACAGAGTTACGAGGGCGAGCAGTCTTATCAGAATCAGAACTTCGTGACGGTGCAGACGCCTCAAGGATACGGCTACCAGTACACCGGAAGCTACCCGTCCCAAACGAGCCAGCAACAGTCGCAGCAATACAAAAACAACCTGGACGACGTGAACTTCGGCAGCAAGACAAAGAAAGGATAA
- the LOC144469226 gene encoding uncharacterized protein LOC144469226, translated as MKFLLVCCLLVMGLLTVKAGPGVEEAAGEKPEITKLELVDLGEGESDIDAKDSEVQRKRDSGYSYKRPGGYAASTRARFQVGQSGHRGRIVNRHPAQINRPVIKYGPPGHQSQAASQNQHHRDKLQFLSHFGQQHSSNFDNRPSGLQEQGVPSPIRQVDFVEPSPIASQNNEPFASHAANYLPPENQKLPGYTQQQPFAPIQSPANNGQGQLVNFQSQSLVQPQQQFSDAAVFLTQNAQAIQQLYGAPANEQDFAPNDAPFPGQTNQVPSPLGQFENFESSSQNPLGFPGALPSYASGTLSSQETLEQIQSLEKDRLIIQLQRALASQTQAQNADAAGRYAQNQPSFVQSQDLLASLGQRMKIHGLNAQPNTVTVGSGSTAFNQSPFLPGTTVGPGLPLNYGVSSTIRPPSSTTTTTTSTTSTQPPQATKGDGTTPLGSVEPTTTLSPTATVPVYAGFVPTLISGTNFVSNVPAYGPGFFAPGAVSVVQSSGSSPTHFGLPLPTHPRPILGNVPSTTPSSSPSTPSTSRPSAPSSPPVNAAPLPVQPVATPLHPVVTPLHPVTSLQPVLPAVPTHVHPVQTPSAAHPTYGVQTPVINPFLYKPVKPVYPFYYYPNVAYQLQKPALPTYPWSYAPTYATQAKPAQIWK; from the exons ATGAAGTTTCTTCTG GTGTGTTGCTTGCTGGTTATGGGCTTATTAACCGTCAAAGCTGGTCCCGGCGTCGAGGAGGCAGCTGGAGAAAAGCCGGAGATTACGAAGCTGGAGTTGGTGGATCTCGGCGAGGGAGAAAGCGATATCGATGCGAAAGACTCGGAAGTTCAAAGAAAGAGGGACTCGGGTTATTCCTATAAGAGGCCAGGTGGTTACGCGGCGTCCACAAGAGCTCGTTTCCAAGTTGGACAATCCGGGCACAGAGGACGTATCGTGAACAGACATCCTGCCCAAATAAACAGACCTGTTATCAAGTATGGACCACCCGGCCATCAGAGCCAAGCCGCGAGTCAGAATCAACATCACCGggataaattacaatttctcaGTCATTTCGGGCAACAGCATTCGAGCAACTTTGATAACCGACCGAGCGGTTTGCAAGAGCAGGGTGTGCCGAGTCCAATTAGACAGGTCGACTTCGTGGAACCGAGTCCGATTGCGAGTCAGAATAACGAACCCTTCGCGTCACACGCGGCGAACTACCTGCCGCCCGAGAACCAGAAGCTACCTGGTTACACGCAACAACAGCCATTCGCGCCGATACAGAGTCCCGCGAATAACGGCCAGGGACAGTTGGTCAATTTCCAAAGTCAGAGTCTCGTGCAACCGCAGCAACAGTTTTCGGACGCGGCTGTTTTCTTAACGCAAAACGCGCAAGCCATACAGCAATTGTACGGAGCGCCAGCGAACGAGCAAGACTTTGCCCCGAACGATGCCCCGTTCCCTGGGCAGACGAATCAAGTGCCATCCCCACTCGGTCAGTTCGAAAATTTTGAGAGCAGCTCTCAGAACCCCCTAGGCTTCCCTGGCGCCCTGCCGTCCTACGCATCCGGCACTCTGAGCTCCCAGGAAACCCTGGAGCAGATTCAGTCGCTCGAAAAGGACCGGCTGATCATCCAGCTGCAACGGGCGTTAGCCAGCCAGACTCAAGCTCAAAACGCGGACGCAGCCGGAAGGTATGCTCAAAATCAGCCGAGCTTCGTTCAGAGTCAAGATCTTCTGGCTTCCCTCGGACAGCGAATGAAGATTCACGGTTTAAACGCGCAACCGAATACCGTAACGGTCGGGTCCGGAAGTACCGCTTTCAATCAATCACCTTTTTTGCCAGGGACAACGGTCGGTCCGGGATTACCGCTTAACTACGGGGTATCGTCCACTATCCGGCCCCCGAGCTCCACTACCACGACAACGACATCAACGACAAGCACGCAGCCTCCTCAGGCTACCAAAGGGGACGGGACTACACCGCTCGGTTCTGTCGAGCCTACGACCACCTTATCACCCACCGCAACAGTTCCAGTTTATGCTGGCTTCGTACCGACCCTGATCTCCGGCACAAATTTCGTGTCGAACGTCCCAGCCTACGGCCCCGGTTTCTTTGCACCTGGCGCTGTCAGCGTTGTTCAATCCTCCGGTTCTTCGCCCACACATTTCGGGCTACCCCTCCCCACGCATCCGCGGCCAATCTTAGGGAATGTACCGTCAACTACACCCTCGTCGTCTCCATCGACTCCTTCGACAAGCCGTCCTAGCGCTCCCTCGTCTCCGCCAGTTAACGCGGCACCTCTTCCCGTGCAACCTGTCGCCACACCGTTGCATCCCGTAGTGACACCACTCCATCCGGTGACATCTTTGCAGCCGGTCTTGCCCGCTGTGCCGACCCACGTGCATCCCGTGCAAACGCCGTCGGCGGCGCATCCGACGTACGGCGTGCAGACACCGGTGATCAATCCGTTCCTATACAAACCCGTCAAACCCGTCTATCCGTTCTATTATTACCCGAACGTGGCGTACCAGCTGCAGAAGCCCGCGTTGCCGACTTATCCGTGGAGCTATGCGCCGACCTACGCCACGCAAGCGAAACCGGCCCAAATATGGAAGTGA